A stretch of DNA from Brevibacterium sp. CBA3109:
TCGTCGTTGATCGTCGGCGGCAGCACACGCTCGTAGGCGATCTCGGCCTCGAGGCCGTGGGCGGACACCAGTTCGGCCACGAGCTGAGGCAGCTCCGCTTCGGCTCGGGCCGTGACGTCGTCGGAGAAGGTGCGGATGCTGACGACGAGCTCCGCGAAATCGGGGATGACGTTCGGTGCGGTGCCGCCGTTGAACTGACCGACCGTGATGACGAGGGGGTCGAAGATGTCGAAGCGCCTGGTCACGTATTCCTGAAGCTGGCCGACGAGCATGGCGCCGACCTGGATCGGGTCTCTGCCGGTCGCCGGGCGGGAGGCGTGGGTGCCCTTGCCGCGGACCGTGATGGACATCTTCGAGAAGGCGGCCATGTACGAGCCGCGACGGCAGTAGGCGTAGCCGAGGTCCTGGTCTGCGGAGACGTGGATGCCGAAGGCAGCCTTCACACGGGGGCCGGCCGCGTCGAGGACGCCTTCGTCGATCATCTTTCCGGCCCCGTCATAGCCTTCCTCACCGGGCTGGAACATGAACACCACGTCACCGGGGAGGGAGTCCCTGTCGCGGTGGAGCAGTTTGAGGGCTCCCACCAGGCCGGTCGTATGCAGGTCGTGGCCGCAGGCGTGCATGCGGCCGGTCGTGGCTGCGAAGTCGAAGCCGGTCGCCTCCTGGATGGGCAGTCCGTCCATGTCACCGCGCAGCAGCACTGCGGGCACGACGCCGGTCGAGTCGTTCTTCCGTGCCCCACCGCGCAGCACGACGACGAGCGAGGAGAGTCCGTTGCCCTTCGTCACCTCGATGTCGAGGCCTTCGATGGCATCGAGGACGAGTTTCTGTGTGACGGGCAGGTCGAGACCGACCTCGACGTGCTCATGCAATGCGCGACGCAGAGTGACCAGTCCGTCCGCGATGTCCGCGGCATCCTCGGCGGTGGGGAGGTGAATGTCGAGGGCAGTCGCCGTCTGCGCCGAGACAGTGTCGGTGGAGGCGGCATCGGCAGGGGCGGTGTCAGAAGGAGTGCTCATGGTCTGAGTCTATTGCCGACCGCGCCGAGGTGTGAGGTGGGTCCATTCTCGTGAGCCGCACCGGTGGATCGTGGGGTTTTCTGGTTGTTCGATCGTGGCCGCATCACCGTCAGGTGCTCGCATCATCGTCAATGAGCGTGTTGACGAATGCAGGGAGAGAGGTTCCTGCCGTCAACGTCGTCGAGGTTATCTCGACTTACTCCCATCGCGACGAAATCGACTCGTTGCGGGTTTGCGCATTGGTCGCTGGCCAATACGCGAGAGCAATGATCAGTTTCGCCAAGGCAGGATTCAAATGTGTCTCATAACTAATAGTGGGTACACCGATTCGCTCATCAGGTTGCAATACATAGTTATAAGAATCCGGCGCCTCGCCGACAGGGCCGGGAGATCAGGAAGATGCGTTGTGAGCTTCAGCGATAAATGGCGGTGTTCTTTCAGCGCTCTGTGACGGTCGTCCACTTCTCTATACGCAAGCCGAAACTTCCAATGAGTACCCGCTATGGTCGATGGTTCTCAATGCGGAAAAATGGGCCCATGAACGAATTCGAACCATCTGCACCGGTTAACTGTTATGAAGCGAGTGACGCTTGGCGCACGGTCGATAGGTACTTCACGTCAACTCTTGTCGGGGAAGACAGTGCCCTAGTCGTGGCGCGTGATTCGGGCGACAAGACCACAATGCCGAATGCCGAAGTCGCAGCTAATCAGGGTGCGTTCCTAGAATTGCTGGCCCAGATCGCTGGTGCTCGACGTGTACTTGAGTTTGGCACGCTAGCGGGATACTCAACGATCTGGCTCGCACGAGCAGTCGGCGAGCAGGGACATGTGATCACGCTCGAACTTGAACCACAGAACGCTGCGGTCGCTGAGGCAAATTTTCATGTCGCTGGAGTTTCACATCGAATCGAGACGATCGTCGGACCAGCAACGGAATCGGCAGAGCGACTGATCCACGATGGTGCCGAACCGTTCGACTTCGTATTCATCGATGCCGACAAGCCGAACAACCCTGCCTACCTCGCGGCTGCACTAAAGCTCACACGTTCCGGTGCAGTCATCGTCATCGACAACGTCGTTCGTAACGGAGCTGTCGCTGACGCTGCCAGCGCTGACCCTAGAGTTCAAGGGGTACGTGCTGTCGCGAAAGATATTGCAGCCCATCCCGACCTGGACGGCACGGCAATCCAGACAGTAGGCGAAAAGGGATGGGACGGACTCATCATCGCCCGGCGACGCTAAACCAGCCGTAGCCCAATCGCAGAAATGCTCAACATGGTCTACCCAAATGGATACTCCGCGAATGTGCGCTCCATCCTGTCTAATGAGTTGCGATTTGTGAGTTTTAACGAGGCGGTGCCTTTCCATTGCACAGTGGTGGTCCAGATGCTTTATAGGCTCGGTTTGCCCTGATAGGTTGCGAGCATGGGCAATCGGCAGCATCAGCGTTGGCAACGAGGCGACAGGATCTTCTGGACTTATCGCGACCCAGACTTCCCTGACCTCGTGGATCAACGGCCGGTAACTGTGATCGCTGATGATGATCAGCACCTTGCAGTGTGGATGGCCGCGGGGACTCGAATGCTCTATCAGGTCAGTGCTGATGGGCAGGACCTGCGCTCTCTCAGCGGGGCAGATCGTTTCACCGCCCCGCGGGCCCAAGCAGTCAGAAGCTGGGTGGGTTCCGGGATACTTGCTGTCTTTCAACCAAACACCATGTATTCCGTCTGGTTCTTCGAGACCCAACCGGGGGTCCGTAACTCCTATTACGTAAACATCGAAGAAGAATTCGCACGGTCAGATTCCGGCATTGAGACTTCAGACCTCGTGCTCGACGTTCTCGTTGGCCCTGATCGGACCTGCACTTTCAAAGACGAAGATGAACTTGACCTCGCCCACCGCGCCGGGGTGTTCTCGACAGCCAAGGTGGAGCAGATCAGACAAGTGGCACAGCAAGCCGTGGAAGATGTTGAGCACTGGCAATTCCCGTTCAACGCCGGATACGAGGACTTTCAACCGGACCCGGAATGGACGGTGCCTGCTTTGCCTGTCGATGCCGACTGGGAGTTTGAAGATGTCGCAGGAAGAGAGTAAGTGGGAGACCGTCGATCGGCTCTTGGTTCACGAAGGCCGTGTGGTGCTTTTCGACCACACGGTTACTCTCCCTAACGGCTCGCAAACTCACTACGAAGTCGACGAGAGCATTCCATTTGCAGCCGCGACACTCCTCGTCAGCGGCGATCACGTATTGGTCATTCGACAATACCGCTACCCGATTGATCGCTGGATCTTCGATCTGCCCGCGGGTGGGGCCGAAGATGGCGAAGAGCCGATGGACACAGCTCGCCGCGAACTTGAGGAAGAAGCGGCGATCGTGCCGATGAGCTTGGTACCCCTGGTGTTCGTGCTTGGGTTAGACGGTGTGGACGTCGGCGCGCTGTATCTGGGAAGGCGCGCGGAAGACACGTGGCTAGAGCTCATGGAAGTTGCTCCGGATAGTCAGGGCCAAGGCGTCGGTGCCGCCATCCTCAGTTGGGTGGTTGAACAGTCTGCAAAGGCTGGCCGTGGAACGATGCTTCAGGTTCACAAAGTGAATGCCAGAGCAAAGCGATTGTATGAACGTGAAGGCTTCGCTGAGGTCGGGGAAACGGAAACTCACCACCTGCTTCGTCACCCATAGTTCCGGGGCTCGCGCTGCTTCAAGCGAAGCAGGAGACCCATCCGGCTCACCGCGCTGGCAAAGCAAGAGGCCGTATCCTGGTCGCGTGCGACTTTACGACGAGAACACGAAGCTGGAACTACAAATCGCTGGCTACCAGTGGCCGAATCAAGAGACTGCAGACCAACCGGCAGACGCCGCCTCCTGGGATTCCAATTGGTTAGTTATTGAAGGGGCAGTGCAAGCGAGCGATGGCAGGCGATGGTCTTTCCAGGACCCGTCCCTGACCACCTGGGAGGTCGGCAGACTGTCAGATTGGCTACAGCAGATCGCCGAGGTAGCCACCACGGCGACTGCTCCCGTCGAGGAGGCTTCAGCAGCTGAAAGTCCTGACGTCGATGAACGTGCACCCAAATGGCTGACGTTTACTGAGCCGAACCTGAGCTTCGCGGTCGGCAAGCAGTCAGAGTCACAAGTAGAGCTGTTGATTGGGCTGAGTCATGAGGCCGCGGCACCTTCCATCGACCCGGAGTCGCCCAAGCGCACTCAGGTCGCAATTGTGACTAGCAGGCAACAGATTCAAGACGCAGCGGTCTCCCTGCGGAATCAGCTGGCTGCCTACCCCGCCCGCTGAAGTATTCGCGAACGGTTGGGTTCAAGTCGTCTTCCTTTTGTGGCGAGTGGAACTGATGCACAGGTAACTGCCACGACGGCGCTCCGGCCAGCACCACAACCTATCGCGGCGTGATTCCCTTCTCACCTTCGTCAAGTTCCTTCAGCCGCTTGAGTTTTGCCCAAGGGAAGAAGGCTATCCACGCGATGGACGCGATCGAGGCGCCCATGATCATCGATGTAACGTCCATATCGTCGACTCTACGTGGGGTGTTGCCCCGGCGCATCCACCTCACGACGGAGCCTGTCCCCATGCACGAGCGACTTGCCGAAAGACTTAAGACCTATATGCGTCTTGCCTCCCATGCCTTGCAAGACAGCGCGTGGGCGAGGGCATTAATTCAGAGGATGGTGAATATCAGACCATAACGAAGCTTTGTGAGTCGGCCGAGTTGTCCGAATCTTCGGAACCATCTGTCGCGCTTACCGAGACATTCTCAGTGTCTTCCCCACGGCGGCCCCCATTCTGCGGTGCGTTCGGGGAAGCCAGACCGCATATCTGATTGGGCTCACGCCCAACCGGGGACGAGGCACTTACGCGGCACCCGCTGAGAATCTCAGCCGAAGTGGTCCGCGGCCCATTCCACGTCAGGGCTCAGCGAAGGCCCTTCGCCCTCGACGATGACGAAGGTCATCGTGAGGTCAGCATCATGGGTGATCGAGAGGTGGATGTTCGTTGCGCCGATGCGGTGGAAGTGCTCGAGCACCAGCCCCCGCAGACGGAACGAGGGAGCACCGGACCTGGCGGGCACCACCTCGGCGGACTGCCAGGGCAGCCATCCGGGGAAGCCGATCGCCTTCTTCAGCGCCTCCTTGGCGGAGAACCTCGCCGCCAAGGAAGCATCGGTCCGGCGTTTGCCGTTGCGTTTGAGCTGCTCGGCCGGAGTCAGCAGACGATCGAGGAGTTCGGGCACGCGTTCGATGTGTTCGGCGAACCGAGGCACATCGGCGATGTCGGTTCCGATTCCCAGAATCGCCATGTCGCTGTCCTTATTCCACTGTCACGGACTTGGCGAGGTTGCGCGGCTGATCCACGTCGAGGCCCTTCGCCGTGGCCAGTTCCATGGCGAAGATCTGCAGCGGAACCGTGGTCAGCAGCGGTGCCATGAGCGTCGTCGTCTGGGGAACGTAGATGACCTCGGACGCGAACTCCTGAACTTCCTCGTCGCCCTCTTCGGCGATGACCACGGTATTCGCCCCGCGGGCCCGGACTTCCTGGATGTTCGAGATGACCTTGGCGTGCAGGGAGTCGCGGCCGCGCTTGGACGGCACGACGATGATGACGAGCTGACCGTCGTCGATGAGTGCGATCGGTCCGTGCTTGAGCTCACCGGCGGCGAAACCCTCGGCGTGGATGTAGGCGAGCTCCTTGAGTTTGAGCGCACCCTCCATGGCCACCGGGTAGCCGACGTGGCGACCCAGGAACAGCACGGAGTCGACGTCCTGGTTGCGGCGGGCCAGTGCCTGGACCTGTTCCTTGTCATTGTCGAGGAGGCTCTGGACCTTCTCCGGGATGGTCTGGAGCTCGTCGAGGATGACTTCGATCTCGTCACGGAACTTGTTGCCGCGCAGCTGCGCCAGGTAAAGGCCCAACAGATAGCAGGCCACGACCTGTGAGAGGAAGGCCTTGGTCGAGGCGACGGCGATCTCCGGGCCTGCGTGCGTGTACAGTGCGGCGTCGGATTCGCGGGGAATGGTCGATCCGAAGGTGTTGCAGATCGCGATGACCTTCGCGCCCTGCTGACGAGCGTGGCGCACAGCCATGGTCGTGTCCATGGTCTCGCCTGACTGGGAGATCGCGACGACGAGGGTCTTCTCGTTGACCACGGGATCGCGGTAGCGGAATTCGTGGGCGAGTTCGACCTCGACGGGCACGCGGCACCAATGTTCGATCGCATACTTGGCGACCTGGCCGGCGTAGGCTGCGGTGCCGCAGGCGATGACGATGATCTTGTCGATGGTCTTGAGCACGGTCTCGTCGATGTGCATCTCGTCGAGGGTGAGTTTGCCGTCGATGTCGAGGCGTCCCAGCAGTGTGTCCGCGATGGCCTGTGGTTGGTCGTGGATCTCCTTGTCCATGAACGAAGGGAATCCGCCCTTCTCAGCAGCGGCGGCGTCCCAGTCGACCTTATACTCAACGCCTTCGACCTCGTTGCCGTCGGTGTCCGTGATGACCACGGTCTCCGGGGTGATGGTCACGACCTGGTCCTGACCGATCTCCACAGCGGTGCGGGTGTAGTCGATGAAGGCGGCGACGTCGGAGCCGAGGAAGTTCTCTCCTTCGCCCAGTCCGATGACCAGGGGCGAGTTGCGACGTGCGGCGACGACCTGACCGGGAGCATCGGCGTGGACGGCCAGCAGGGTGAAGGCACCTTCGAGCTGTGTGGCGGTCACGCGCATGGCCTTCGTCAGGTCACCGGTGTCCTGGTAATTCTTGGCCAGCTGGGCGGCCGCAACCTCGGTGTCGGTCTCGGACTCGAATTCGACACCCTCGGCGACGAGGTTCTTCTTCAGCTGGGCGAAGTTCTCGATGATGCCGTTGTGGATCAGCGCCAGTTTTCCGCCGTCGGCCACATGCGGGTGGGCGTTGAGGTCGGTCGGTCCACCGTGGGTGGCCCACCTGGTGTGTCCGATGCCCGTCTGCGCCTTCGGGAGCGGGTTGACCTCGAGCTCATCGGTCAGCGCCGAGAGCTTGCCGGCCTTCTTCGCGGTCTCCAGAACACCAGCAGGAGTGACTAGGGCGACTCCCGCAGAGTCATAGCCCCGGTATTCGAGCCGTTTCAGGCCGCTGAGCACTACATCGAGCGCTGAGTGATCAGCATTGTCCACGTCTGCTTTGGATACATAACCAACGATTCCACACATGAGTGGAATTTTACGCAATCAAGTCAAATATCGTTGCATCGACCACCTCGGCGATCTTTCATTATCACCTCGGCGATCCGAGCAGGCATGACGCATGACACAATTGCTCCCATGTCTCACGTCGATCCCATCCTTGACCGCGCGCGGCGCCTGGCCGGCCTCAACATCGGACGCAAGCCCGAGGCCGAACCGACATCACCGTTCTGGGAGTTCGACCGTGACGTCTGGGGCACTCTGGCGCAGGCCACGCCCCTGCCGCTGAAGCAGCGCGACATCGAACGTCTGCGCGGTCTGGGCGACCGGATCAACCTCGACGAGGTGGCTCAGGTTTACCTGCCTCTGTCCCGCCTGCTCAACCTCTATGTCTCTGCCCGCCGCAGCACGCATGAGATGACTCGTGAGTTCTTCTCCCCTCTGCACGAACTGGGTCTTGAACCGCAGGAGGCCAAGCGCACGCCCTTCGTCATCGGTGTGGCCGGCTCCGTCGCCGTCGGCAAGTCCACCACCGCGCGTGTTCTGCGCGAACTCTTAGCCAGATGGCCCGACACCCCCCGCGTCGAGCTCATCACCACCGATGGCTTCCTCTACTCCAACGCCGAGCTCCAGCGCAGACGCCTGGTCGGGCGCAAGGGATTTCCTGAGTCCTACGACCGGCGCAAACTGCTGCGGTTCATCTCCGCTGTGAAGTCCGGCTCCCCCGAGGTCCGTGCCCCCGTGTACTCGCATCACACCTACGACATCGTCCCCGGCGCCGAGGTGGTCGTCCGCTCCCCCGATGTCCTCATCGTCGAAGGCCTCAACGTCCTCCAGCCTGCCCGGCCCCGCAGCGACGGAACCCTGGGCCTGTCGATCAGCGACTACTTCGATTTCTCCGTCTACGTCGATGCCCGTTCCCGGGACATCCGACAGTGGTATATCTCCCGGTTCCTCAAGCTCAAGCACGGTGCCTTCCAGGACACGGACTCCTACTTCCACCGTTATTCGAAGCTCGACGACGACGAGGCGATCACCCTGGCCACGGAGATCTGGGATTCGATCAACTTCCCCAACCTGCGCAAAAACGTCCAGCCCAGCCGCGGCCGTGCCGACCTCGTGCTGCACAAGTCGGACGACCACACGATCCGCAAGGTCCAGCTGCGCAAGCTCTGACCTCAGGCGCTTGACCGTGTGCGCTCGGGCGCGGCGGTTCCTGGTCCCAGGCGTGGCCGGGCCGTGAGGTCTCTCACGTGGGGCGTGGATCTGCACCGATGATGAAATAGATTCCGACCTGCGATAGTTGCACTGAGTGCACGGTTTGAATCCTGCGCGAACCATGCGTGGTGGGCTCGAACCCAAGGACAGCTGTGTCCGCTTGCGTCCGTTCGCCCCAGACGCAGGCGGAACGCCACAAAGAAATGAGGCCGATATGAGTCTGCAGTCAGCACACAGGGTGATGTACAGCTCCGTGTCGAGCAAGAAGACCCCGAAGACCTCGATCAAACCGGGCACCTACCGCCGCATCGCCTCGTTCGCGACCAGGCACAAGAAGAAGCTCATCGTCTTCCTCACACTCTCCGTCGGCACAGCCGTCATCGGTGTCCTCAACCCGGTTCTCGCCGGCAAGGTCGTCAACGCGATCACCGGAGGCGGGCCCGTCGAGACCGTCGTCTGGCTGGCCGTGGCGATCGGAGGTCTGGCGATCGCGGACGCCGCGATCTCGATCTTCAACAGGTACCTCTCCTCGCAGATCGGCGAGGGGCTCATCTTCGATCTGCGCTCCGCGGTCTACGACCATGTGCAGAGAATGCCGATCGCTTTCTTCAATCGCACCCGCACGGGCGCTCTGGTCTCCCGCCTGAACACCGATGTCATCGGGGCCCAGCGTGCGTTCTCGAACACGCTGTCAGGCATCGTGTCGAACTTCGTCTCCCTGGTGCTGACCGTCGCCGTGATGGTGACCATCTCCTGGCAGGTCACGGTGCTCTCGATCCTGCTGCTGCCGCTGTTCATCATCCCCACCAGGCTGCTCAGTGGAAAGCTCGCCTCTCTGCAGTTCCAGGCCGCGGAGAACAGTGCCGACATGTCGACGCGGATGACGGAGAGGTTCTCCGCAGGAGGCGCGACGCTGGTCAAGCTCTTCGGCAACCCGAAGACCGAGTCCGAGGAGTTCTCCGACCGTGCCGGCCAGGTCAGGGACATCGGCATCAAGGTGGCCATGCTGCAGTCGACGTTCGTGTCCTCACTGACGCTGGTCTCGGCCCTGGCACTGGCCCTTGTCTACGGCATCGGCGGCGCCCAGGCCGTCCTCGGCCACCTCAACGCCGGCCAGGTCGTCACACTCGCACTCCTGTTGACCAGGCTCTACACTCCCCTGACCATGCTCGCCAATGCGCGTCTAGACATCATGAGCGCCGTCGTCAGCTTCCAGCGCGTCTTCGAGATCCTCGACCTTGTGCCCCTGATCAAGGAACCTGCGACACCGAAGGCCCTGCCGAAGGGCGGGCTGGACGTGACATTCTCGAACGTCGACTTCGCCTATCCCAGTGCGGATCAGGTCAGCCTCGCCAGCCTCGAGGACGTCTCCGTGCTCGACACCCGTGGCGGGGAGGAGGTCCTGCACTCACTCGACTTCACAATCCCCGCCGGCCAGACCGTCGCTCTGGTCGGCTCCTCCGGCGCGGGCAAGTCCACGATCGCCTCGCTCCTGCCCCGCCTCTACGACGTGACCTCAGGGTCGATCACCATCGGTGGCGTGGACGTGCGCGAGCTGTCCTACGAGTCTCTGCGCAAGTCGGTCGGAGTGGTGACTCAGGACGGTCATGTCTTCCACGAGTCGATCCGCTCCAACCTGACCCTGGTCAAACCCGAAGCCACCGATGCGCAGCTGCACCAGGCCATCGATCGGGCCCAGCTCCACAACGTCATCGCGGCCCTGCCCGACGGTTTGGACACGGTCATCGGTGAACGCGGCTATCGGCTCTCCGGTGGTGAACGCCAGCGGCTGACCATCGCGCGAATGCTCCTGGCCGCTCCTGAGGTCGTCGTCCTCGATGAGG
This window harbors:
- a CDS encoding M20 family metallopeptidase, which produces MSTPSDTAPADAASTDTVSAQTATALDIHLPTAEDAADIADGLVTLRRALHEHVEVGLDLPVTQKLVLDAIEGLDIEVTKGNGLSSLVVVLRGGARKNDSTGVVPAVLLRGDMDGLPIQEATGFDFAATTGRMHACGHDLHTTGLVGALKLLHRDRDSLPGDVVFMFQPGEEGYDGAGKMIDEGVLDAAGPRVKAAFGIHVSADQDLGYAYCRRGSYMAAFSKMSITVRGKGTHASRPATGRDPIQVGAMLVGQLQEYVTRRFDIFDPLVITVGQFNGGTAPNVIPDFAELVVSIRTFSDDVTARAEAELPQLVAELVSAHGLEAEIAYERVLPPTINDDAEADFFLDTFADLFGADRAVVRPNPIPGSEDFSRVLEQVPGAYGHFGAALPNLPLEEREANHSPRARHSDEGLADQALFLAHLAGRKLARLAQE
- a CDS encoding O-methyltransferase, whose product is MNEFEPSAPVNCYEASDAWRTVDRYFTSTLVGEDSALVVARDSGDKTTMPNAEVAANQGAFLELLAQIAGARRVLEFGTLAGYSTIWLARAVGEQGHVITLELEPQNAAVAEANFHVAGVSHRIETIVGPATESAERLIHDGAEPFDFVFIDADKPNNPAYLAAALKLTRSGAVIVIDNVVRNGAVADAASADPRVQGVRAVAKDIAAHPDLDGTAIQTVGEKGWDGLIIARRR
- a CDS encoding DUF402 domain-containing protein, which codes for MGNRQHQRWQRGDRIFWTYRDPDFPDLVDQRPVTVIADDDQHLAVWMAAGTRMLYQVSADGQDLRSLSGADRFTAPRAQAVRSWVGSGILAVFQPNTMYSVWFFETQPGVRNSYYVNIEEEFARSDSGIETSDLVLDVLVGPDRTCTFKDEDELDLAHRAGVFSTAKVEQIRQVAQQAVEDVEHWQFPFNAGYEDFQPDPEWTVPALPVDADWEFEDVAGRE
- a CDS encoding GNAT family N-acetyltransferase; the protein is MSQEESKWETVDRLLVHEGRVVLFDHTVTLPNGSQTHYEVDESIPFAAATLLVSGDHVLVIRQYRYPIDRWIFDLPAGGAEDGEEPMDTARRELEEEAAIVPMSLVPLVFVLGLDGVDVGALYLGRRAEDTWLELMEVAPDSQGQGVGAAILSWVVEQSAKAGRGTMLQVHKVNARAKRLYEREGFAEVGETETHHLLRHP
- a CDS encoding WapI family immunity protein, with protein sequence MRLYDENTKLELQIAGYQWPNQETADQPADAASWDSNWLVIEGAVQASDGRRWSFQDPSLTTWEVGRLSDWLQQIAEVATTATAPVEEASAAESPDVDERAPKWLTFTEPNLSFAVGKQSESQVELLIGLSHEAAAPSIDPESPKRTQVAIVTSRQQIQDAAVSLRNQLAAYPAR
- a CDS encoding holo-ACP synthase gives rise to the protein MAILGIGTDIADVPRFAEHIERVPELLDRLLTPAEQLKRNGKRRTDASLAARFSAKEALKKAIGFPGWLPWQSAEVVPARSGAPSFRLRGLVLEHFHRIGATNIHLSITHDADLTMTFVIVEGEGPSLSPDVEWAADHFG
- the glmS gene encoding glutamine--fructose-6-phosphate transaminase (isomerizing), whose product is MCGIVGYVSKADVDNADHSALDVVLSGLKRLEYRGYDSAGVALVTPAGVLETAKKAGKLSALTDELEVNPLPKAQTGIGHTRWATHGGPTDLNAHPHVADGGKLALIHNGIIENFAQLKKNLVAEGVEFESETDTEVAAAQLAKNYQDTGDLTKAMRVTATQLEGAFTLLAVHADAPGQVVAARRNSPLVIGLGEGENFLGSDVAAFIDYTRTAVEIGQDQVVTITPETVVITDTDGNEVEGVEYKVDWDAAAAEKGGFPSFMDKEIHDQPQAIADTLLGRLDIDGKLTLDEMHIDETVLKTIDKIIVIACGTAAYAGQVAKYAIEHWCRVPVEVELAHEFRYRDPVVNEKTLVVAISQSGETMDTTMAVRHARQQGAKVIAICNTFGSTIPRESDAALYTHAGPEIAVASTKAFLSQVVACYLLGLYLAQLRGNKFRDEIEVILDELQTIPEKVQSLLDNDKEQVQALARRNQDVDSVLFLGRHVGYPVAMEGALKLKELAYIHAEGFAAGELKHGPIALIDDGQLVIIVVPSKRGRDSLHAKVISNIQEVRARGANTVVIAEEGDEEVQEFASEVIYVPQTTTLMAPLLTTVPLQIFAMELATAKGLDVDQPRNLAKSVTVE
- the coaA gene encoding type I pantothenate kinase, with the protein product MSHVDPILDRARRLAGLNIGRKPEAEPTSPFWEFDRDVWGTLAQATPLPLKQRDIERLRGLGDRINLDEVAQVYLPLSRLLNLYVSARRSTHEMTREFFSPLHELGLEPQEAKRTPFVIGVAGSVAVGKSTTARVLRELLARWPDTPRVELITTDGFLYSNAELQRRRLVGRKGFPESYDRRKLLRFISAVKSGSPEVRAPVYSHHTYDIVPGAEVVVRSPDVLIVEGLNVLQPARPRSDGTLGLSISDYFDFSVYVDARSRDIRQWYISRFLKLKHGAFQDTDSYFHRYSKLDDDEAITLATEIWDSINFPNLRKNVQPSRGRADLVLHKSDDHTIRKVQLRKL
- a CDS encoding ABC transporter ATP-binding protein, with protein sequence MSLQSAHRVMYSSVSSKKTPKTSIKPGTYRRIASFATRHKKKLIVFLTLSVGTAVIGVLNPVLAGKVVNAITGGGPVETVVWLAVAIGGLAIADAAISIFNRYLSSQIGEGLIFDLRSAVYDHVQRMPIAFFNRTRTGALVSRLNTDVIGAQRAFSNTLSGIVSNFVSLVLTVAVMVTISWQVTVLSILLLPLFIIPTRLLSGKLASLQFQAAENSADMSTRMTERFSAGGATLVKLFGNPKTESEEFSDRAGQVRDIGIKVAMLQSTFVSSLTLVSALALALVYGIGGAQAVLGHLNAGQVVTLALLLTRLYTPLTMLANARLDIMSAVVSFQRVFEILDLVPLIKEPATPKALPKGGLDVTFSNVDFAYPSADQVSLASLEDVSVLDTRGGEEVLHSLDFTIPAGQTVALVGSSGAGKSTIASLLPRLYDVTSGSITIGGVDVRELSYESLRKSVGVVTQDGHVFHESIRSNLTLVKPEATDAQLHQAIDRAQLHNVIAALPDGLDTVIGERGYRLSGGERQRLTIARMLLAAPEVVVLDEATSALDSTNEAAVQQALAQAMSGRTAMVIAHRLSTIRQADTILVVEAGRIVESGSHDELLAHSGRYAELYETQFASS